A window of Daucus carota subsp. sativus chromosome 2, DH1 v3.0, whole genome shotgun sequence genomic DNA:
ttttctttgttttcatAAACGAGACACAAGAATTTTAGCTTTTATTCTAGTCTTTATTTTTTCCCCTTCACTTTTTCAGTTGATCGACGACTTTTGGGGTATGTACATGGAATACAGGTCTTCGAAGTATTCATATTTTACTCACCTGCCTATTCTCTGCCTAACACGCACTACACTCTGCACCGAAAGCACATTTAGAATTTAACATTCTCTTGGTCCATGGCTGTCGATTTGTTTGCCAAAAGACCTTTTAAGTTACGTATTAATTTCCGGTCGTTGAATAATCTAATAATTAGGATTATAATAATCTTTTCATATGTACAATGTTTTTAATTGTTGGACTGGAATTTGTTTAATAACTTTTAATCAATgatgtgattattttatttattaaaaaacattaaatatattaaaattttattataatcctAGTCGCTGATATTAATTCAATGATCAGAAATTAATGTGATGTTAAAAAGTATCCACCattcaatatttttttcctttgttaagagaacaaagaaaaaagaaaagaaagagaacCTTTGCATATATATGTTCTTGCGCTTTTCTAGTTGCCATAAAAGGACAAAGAAATTAGCAATTCAAAAACGTTGGTGCATTCAAAATCATCATTACTTGAGCAATGAATTAGCAAAAGTGTACATATATTTTTTGCTTTTTTCTGGTTTCCTCGAAAGCACGAAGTAAAATTAGCTATTCAACCCATCACTGCATATGGTAGCAAATTCAATCATCATTGGTTGAGCAACGAATATGCACAACGTACTATCAAAGTTCAAATTTTGCAAATCAAAAGAGCGCGCGGCCATGTGTAGTACATGTACATGGAATACAAGTCTTTGACGTATTCATAAAGCATTTATACTTTAACATTCGGTATCAATTTGATAGGTATCGGGCAAGTGGTAACTTATTAATTATAACACTTCTCGTATTACAGCTTTTGATAGATCTTTATTAATGAAATCTCCAGCAGGTTTGGATTTTACATCCGGTGAATCGATTATATATCCCGTATATCAGTGTTGAGCATAGCCGTATAGTAGTAGTGAAAATGAAAAACTCACTTCACTTATAATAGCAGCGCTTCATCGATTATTTGTATCACCCACCAAGAAAAGCAACGGCAGTTACAGggagtattttatttataactagaAATTGGTCCTACTAATTTTGTATTAAGATTTCCTGAGAAAGTTCTGGTGAACTACACAACTGACAACCTAGCTgttaatcaaatttataatcCAGACtttaattttctttgttttcttgaaCGAGAGACaacaattttagcttttatTTTAGTCTTTGTTTTTTACTTTTCCAGTTGATCGACGACTTCTGTAGTATGTACATGGAATACAGGTCTTCGAAGTATTCATATTTTACTCACCTGCCTATTCTCTACCACACATACAGTGCAATCTGCACTAAAAGCACATTTATATTGGTAATCAATTTATACTTTGATAAAGGATATAGATAGGTGATTGTCCTGTGCTAAAAAATACAGAAAAGCAGCCTTCAGAACTGAAAGACATATCTAACAATCTTAAATCTTGCAGACAATTTCGAGAATAGCAGTACTACTAGTACCACTCTGATGCATAATTTGAAGTAATTGTCAACTTGTAATCGAAAGACATGCGTTGCAAAGCTTAGGCTAACTATCTGCAGCCACTGCACAAGAGCAGCAAATACAAAAGTACAAAGAGAGAGTCAAGAAAATATTGAACCAAAATGAGAATTCAATGAATGCCTTATAGTGTCCCCCAGAATCCAGGCCAGAGAGCTTTATATAATTTGGCGAAACTTTCTTGCCTGTCACGGTGCTCACCTTCACATCCCCCTGCACCCATGCAAAACGCATGTCTCTTGCTTACACGCGACGAGTACTTAAACCTGAATGCAGTCGCAAAATCCACCCGCAAAACAATTTCAGACACGTTTTTGGAAACCTTTGCGAAAGAGATTCCTTGTGTATTCACATAATAAGAAAGTTGAGTAATGGAGCCATGCTCTTCGCCCTCCTGGTAAAACCCGGGCCAAGTGTAGTTGGCAATAGGGATAATACTTGTCCCAACAAAGTAAAATCTGATAGTGATGTTATCATAGACAACTCCCATGTCGTAGGTGTCATCGTGGAGCGAGAGAGTGAAGAAGACGGAGGCGGAGTCGATCAAGGAATGATCACTAGCCGAATCGTTAAGAATTGCGGGAAGAAACAAATCTTCGACAGAGACCTTCACCTGAGATCCGCTTGCATTTTGGACATTCAGCACGTTGAATAATTGTATCCACAGTACATAATATACTATAGCACAAACTCCGATGGTTATGAAAACTAATGCGCAGCCAGCCATCAGAATTCGATAACGACCTGATTGTTCTTGTGCGTGTTTTGTTAGTGAGCAGAATGCTCCAGCCTTGTTCGAGTGTgtatatactaatatataatcAGGTTTTAGCAACGACCTCTTTGATGAGTCGTGATATCTTTATCTCGCTGTGGGCTAGTTTGTTTTCTTGTAAAAGAAATATACAATtcagttttttatattttacgaTTCTAATGAGTAGCGCGCGTTGTTCAGTGGTTCCCACGGGTAAAAAGTTGAAACAGTGAAATTTTAATATCCCATTTCTACTGTCCACACTCCACACTAGTAGTTGAATAATGCTGTAATTGCCAAGGATTTGGACGATTGTAAGCGTTTATTTTTGGGAAAATGGTTGTGGTAAACGATTGtgcataaaattttatacatgagACATGTGGTAGGTTTTaattagaataaatattttgaatttaaattaataactctAATTAAAACCCAACACATCAATTCTCATGTTATTATGTACATATTTTCTATACACGATtttgtgcacctagcactattcttatttttaaacaaggttaagaaattaaataaaataaaagtgaaGAACAAAAGAATGAGGATAatgatgaaatattaatatgtaatgtaTAAAGTAAGCATAATGAAAACATATTATAAGAattattgatttttatattataaaatttatgatatttgataaattttaaaatataaacaattagaTAGGAATATAGGataattgaaaagaaaatactACAAAAAATGACTGTAACTGGTACCAGACATACCATTACCGAGGTCAGCTGGCTTACGTGCAGTATGAACATGAACGGGGAGACCTCTTTTTTCCTTTGTTAAAAGAAGTGTACATTAACTTGTTAATTGTTATTTCACTCACTTATTCGTATTAAGTAAGTTAGAAAGTACAAGGCAACTTCCAACTTAAAatattactaatttattttattaataatactaGTCTTTAACCCGCGCGAAACACGGGCGAATATatagttcataatttattatttataatttaattttaacatcattttattagtattttaatattaatggattgaattttaattaaattatatcattcaactgactatatatatatatatatattattacatttaATACCTTtaaaagattcagtaatctaatcaattgaATTTCAAACGTAATTTTGTCATCTtggttttttgacaacaataatttttaatattagagttcaaaagagttatgtaatggttcatgtttatattgaaatagaatttcttgttaaaaaaagatattcaaaattgtatatttataatttaatttataacttcattataatttttttaatgaaatattatatgataatgtattgttatgagtgtttttagtatttgaaactgtttaacaatataatactaatagacttcACATTTGGAGACTTGTAGTAACAAAAGGAGaggaccaaaccaaaaaatataacttaaattttggactacaaattatacctatgttggattattataatatagtatagatttatatCCAATAAGTTGTAAATGCATAAAATATTCAAACATACAAATTAATTACTGTTCAATTATAAATAACTTTTCTATAAACACTAACCCATTTTTTAAGTTAAATCAAACCCTTACCGCATAGTCGCATACCCATAGTATAGTCTGCAGTACCATACTAACCAGAGAAGCAAACATGAAATATCGATGTTAAGCTTACAATCCAAGTTCGAATTTCAGCTTAGATAATTCACAAACATAATCATCATCCCATAATTAACATCACTTAGACTTGAAATACAGAACTGAGTAACtaacaaaaaaagagaaaaaggttAATTAATCCCATAAACATTAAttaacccttaatgtttaatgGTCCTTTTAACCCTGacgtgtgaaatgtcaattTTGTCCATCCCGTTATATACTGGTATAGGCGGTAAGGGCTAAAAGTGGTATTGATTGACGATGATGCTGGCTcaattagaaatatatttaagGCTAGTGTTttggttttatttattttccctttccaaaatattttatgatCGAGTATGTTTTCTATATCGTAATTTTACATGTACGAGTACGACCCACTAAAGGAATCAGCTTTACAATAAAAGGATTTTCTAATATTATGGTAGCTCCTGCTCGCTCAACGGCTCAAAGATGGAGATTGATCGTCATAAACAATCTCATCTTCGtatagtttttttatatattgtataCAAAGAATATATacgaattttaaaatatctataactattaaataaattatatcaaaaattattatttgaatatgATTCTTTTCGAAAGTAGTAAGTCTCTATTTTTGCAGCCGTTGAACAGGCCACTGAGGGCAGCAAAATGCACTAAATTACAGAAATACACTGCTCCAAGGCCGAAAGCCCAAGAAGAAGCCGCTAAATTAAGTTCCGGAGTTCCAATCCAATCCAATTAATCTCATCCATCGTTTACGGCTAGGACTACATGGagaattagaatttcatttgaaattctgaatttgattaaataACCTGAAAATTTAGAGTTGGATTTTATATGAAATCTAAGACATTTAAATATCAGTACGTATAAATCgaaaaatttgaaatgataacTCAAAttctttcatttaaaattaatcatttgaaatgaaatacatataTCCAAACGACCTCTTATTAAAATTCTCAGTTTCATCAATTTATTAAATCCTCGCTTTCATCCCATTCACAAATACGAGGGGACAATGCCAATGtagaaaaaaaattgtgctAAGAAAATCATGAATTTCTGGAAAAAAAGGTTACTGGTCCAGAGGTTTGTAACAATGAATTTCTGGAAAAAAAGGTTACTGGTCCCTTTATAGTTTATTTGGCTACGTACTGGAACAATATTATCTTCTTTTGTGTAATAAGAGAAAGTGAGGTTGAGGTTATCGTAATAAATTCCCATTTtttacaacaacaaaaaaaatatgtatataaacgAGGATATCCTGATCTGCGATATATTAAAATCGCTTTTTATCAACTTCGCAAATACAGAAATATCACAGAATATGTGAAGTACTTAAGCTGGAGTACAGTCACTGCAAGCTTACATGATGGgaagtgaaaagtaaataagaTTTAAACGCTCGCCTCCAGTATAGGACTTGCTGAGCCAAGATTAATTTCTAGAGCCAATCCTGGGTCTATGCTATCCTCCCAACGACCCATCACTCTTCCGGCTTATGAGATATAAACACACCCAGACCCGGTTCAGTTGTCTGCATGCTCAATAGTTGGAGTGAAAATCATATGTTTTAGATGTAGGGGCACATAGCAGGTTCTGTTGGAAGAGAGAATGAAATGGAATAAAATAgataaagtttaaaatatataaaaaatagagaaaaaGTTTTGAAAGAAAACGAGTGAGCGTTCGTAATGATGAGAATTAAAAAAGAATTAGGTACAAGGGAGAAGGAAGTGAAGCTGGTCCTGCTGTTTAATCAGTGATGTTCGGTAGAAAGGAAAGTTATTGGATTCTATGAATAAATAGTGTTCGTATAAGTTAAAGTTATCACCTCAATAATTCagctcattttttaaaatagaattgTGTTTCGCAAGGCTCAAagtcaatttatattttcatttaccCGTACTGCTATTACTTTTCTCCTCGAAAGTGTTCTGAGATGGGAGTGTTGTTCAGGATGACCAAGATAATTTCTTGCAAGCTAAAGAGGATTGGGAGTTGATGCGGCCACGTAAAGCAGAGCGTTAAGCCTCGAGGAAGCAATGTCGTGGGTTAAAATTTTGGGCTTTAAAAATGTGTTTAAATGTCGCTCGAATAAAGTCCAGAAAATTCATTTTGCACTAATTGATATTTACGAACTTCGAAGTAGAGTGTAGGAAATTTACTATTCCAAATATTATTCTTGATATATCTTATGGGTGAACAATTGTTTTTGCTCaatgatgagaaaaaaaattaaagattagaACATGATTTTTACAAGCTACAgctcctaagagcatctccaatgacgttggttataatcgttggttaaattggatctgtaagatattatgtaaaactagttgagaatccgcgcgttgcggcggcctataaagattatattaatgatccaatattaatatttgtagaataaaataattttgtgaatgtctataaaaagtatattaatgtttcaagttaatatttataggataaaataaatttatattataaaaatcttgatgtgatacaaatactaatttataaaattgtaaaattggactataattcataatgaaaaaatgaaaataaatttatatacgtaattatcaatttaaagcatgacgaatcttaatttcatttgtttttttttttgaaaagtaatcatgttcttacattgtcaccttcctccaatttttttagattgattgtgcacaaaaacatttaacttaaatataactactctcttaaaagttgtttgaatggagcaaacagataatgcatgaataattttttcatgtatacaaagtaaataatataaaaataacaacaacaaacatgtccgatgaacaaaacaaatattataaaagaataaccaacaaacatacatcattaatagttaatttaatgACATCAACCatgaatatcatgtcaagactatattcttttcctatatttggatttgtcgactccaatataacggtctataGCTACATTTGTATGCAACAACCTTTACTGTAACAGGctaacagccttcacttatcgttgctgAAGAACGACGCCTctgagttagaaatcgagcaagagaaaggtatttctaatttttgataattttcatccaaaaatttcagaaaattaaaaaatggaaCGGACcgatgtgagagacgccacctagtaggtttgtggtattgagagaggaggttgtgtttagatgatccaaaatcctacgatctatacgggtatttataggtggagagagacttgtttgctactctttcccataattaaataatatgaacaaaatcagattaaaattttcaagctactatattccataaataatctgtcttttccataattgaataatctgaaacaaaatcagattaaaactttcaaactactatattccataaataatctgaaacaaaatcagattctgaaacttgcttctaatatactcgAAACTAAAAAGGgtactgaaacaaaatcagattaaaactttcaagctactatattccataaataatttgaaacaaaatcatattctgaaacttgcttctaatatacccgaaactaaaaaaggtagttctaatttttgatatttttcatccaaaaattctagaaaattagaaaaataaaacggagcgatgtgagaggcgccacctacacgcccctcgcttctcctttatataagtatattgattgaataatccgaaacaaaatcagattaaaactttcaagctactatattccataaataatctgaaacaaaatcagattctgaaacttgcttctaatatactcgAAACTAAAAAGGgtactgaaacaaaatcagattaaaactttcaagctactatattccataaatatttttgaaacaaaatcagattctgaaacttgcttctaatatacccgaaactaaaaaaggtagttctaatttttgatatttttcatccaaaaattctagaaaattagaaaaataaaacggagcgatgtgagaggcgccacctacacgcccctcgcttctcctttatataagtatattgatttgccgaacatgtaagacattgtgcttcaatggtattggctataatttaaaaatagtatgttattaatatttagattgttataaatagaatatatcagtttaatatgataataaataatatgtaatcagtgaaaaggaggaaaataaattaCGAGAGATGATGTGGAAttcgctacagatctgtagcggatcgacaaatatagcgaTCCACAAGGGGATGATTATAATTATACACAAGGGGTTGCTGTGGTTGgagttttattttttgtgaacattggctataaaatttaattttgaaaaaccacctggacttttagctaagggcttgAGAGGGTTGTACATGGAATCCATTCCCGCAGTGCCCACCGTCAGAGTTCAGTTTCCCAATATACCCACCTTCTTGTTCATCTTCCCATACTACCCATCTTTTTCATTCTCTCACCTTATTCCATTCTCTTTCTTActtttatctctctctctctctctccacctatTCTATcacttcttttctctttttaactaaactaatttatatttacttattttaacttccatcttttattttaaaatcaattaattaatttaaatttcctTATGGACATGTCATTATTTTTAAAGAGTTTTAGTttaatgattataaaaataatattaataatttctttttgaatttataattatagatttttaaattattgctATTACATTAATTTCTAGTAAATTGTCAAATCCAACTTTTGAGTGAGCAGCTTTTCAGTGAGTAGTCTATTTCAactatttttaaagaaaaatcattAGCTTTTCAGTGTGTTGTCACTTCAAAATTTTTCAGTGTGTTGTCCCTTCAAATTATTAATGCTTGTATGAAAAAATTTCTATAAATAACATCCACcggaatttttatattatgtaatatatttatttaataattttattttattttaataaactttaaatttaaattacaaataaaaatataaggtGAAAGTTAAAATGAGTAAATATAAATTGGTTTGgttaaaaagagaaaagaagtactccctccgtctcaatttataggtccattttggaaaaaaaatttgtcccaaaatacttgtccctctcttctttcaatacaaatttatctacatattaattgtgatttctttgaaactcaacattattctcatttctcaatgcactaaatccctatatttattgtgatttttttgaaactcaactatattctcacttatcaatgcactaattaatgatgcatgagataagattctatctaaccaatttttttcttaatatgcgtgtttattccaaaatggccctataaattgagacggagggagtaataaaataggtggagagagagagaaaagtaaGAGAGAGAATGAAATAAGATGAGAGAGTGAAAAGATGGGTAGATTGGAAAATTAAATGGAATGTTCAGTAGTCCGGGAAAGCAAACAGCAACATTGGGCACTACAGGAAACGATTCTTGTAGATGCTCCAAGTACCAATTCCATTGAGAGAAGAAGCCAAGACGGCAAGCCATATACACACTAGTTTAAATGTATTTCTtatatgggtttgtctagtgtgtgcccatgggcacatgctaagcactaacatttataaaattggagggttttgattggtgtggttggtgtaattgcagggggtccaccattatcaaagAGGATGAGCCAATAGAAACCCTCCAAactcataaattttggtgcttagtgtgtgcccatgggcacaccatagaaaaaccgttcttATATTGAGCAAACAATCGTCAGTTATCCATGCAATAGTCGAAAACAACCCCAAAGCATATGAAAACCAGGCAAGGTACTACAAAAACACTTAACAGAAAGATGATAAAAGCAAAGATAATCCAGCCACAATTAGGATGCCGTTCAATCATATGCTTGAGCTGAATAGCTTTGTTACTTTTTTTCTTTCCAGTAATTCGATCAACCTCCACCTTACACCATGCCATTGTCCGAAGTCTCTTGCTTTTAATCCCCGTAATATAATGCCTGAACCTCACCGCAGTTGCCAAATCCACCCTGAAAACAACAACATCCGACGACACTGACATGTTGGAAATTTCTTGCCATCCCTGAGCCGTCACCACAAAATCTTTTCGATCGGTCTCCGCTTTTACACCCTGGCGAAATCCTGGAATGGTGTAGTTGCCGACTGGAACAATAATACCCTCACCTGTATAATAAGAGAAAGTGAGGTTGAGGTTATCGTAATAAATTCCTGTTTCCTCACCATCATTCGCAAGGTTATGTTTGAAGTAGATGATGGACTGGTTCAAGTTGGATCCATCATTACTTTCGACTCCAGCGATGTAATAATCTTCAAGAGAAAACTTAATTGAAGATTGATCTACCGCGGACATGGTTATCCATATCAAAGGAGGGACTAAAATTAAGAACACTATCCCCCAATACAAACACCTGTAATACTGAACTCTTGGGTCTTGCAATTCCGCAGAGCGCCCCATTAATCTTTATGGCTTTGTTTCTTGGGATATAGAATTAATTCGGTGAGAAtattgaaaaatatgaaaacacTCACTTCACTCGTAGTAGTGCTCCCTCGATTATTTTATGTCACCCACCAAGAAAAGCAGCGGCAGTTTCCTAGGAAAGTTCTGTTGAACTGCACCCACCAAGAAAAGCAACGGCAATCACGGGCAGTATTGAAGCTGGTCCTACTAGCTTTTGTGTTCAGGCTTCCTAGGAAATTTCCGTTGAACTAAAGCTTAAAGTTGACGATCGTGTCTTGTAATTTCGGTGGTGTATTTTTGTGTTTTAtgtatttaaaacaaaatttaaacccGTTTCTTATGAATTTCAGtcatatatttatgtttgtaaattttatataaatttgttaatcatttatttaaatacCCCAGTTTACCCTATTATCCACTTAGCCAATcagaaaatatgaattattttagaaccaatcagaatttatttctaaaatttagaCAAATGATATTCATTTTTCAACTttatttctattaaattttaaccaATATATTAACAACTACAGTTAACCAatagaaaattagaaattatTTTAGGATTAATAAGAAGCATCTACAAATTTTagacaaataatattattcattatCAAATTGGAACTCAATAATGATTTAACTTcagatttattttaagtaattttaaatttaatttgattgaatattaattattttaggaACAATTCCCAAAATGTTGGATTTATTAGACAATCATATTTAATACAAATGATCACCGTAACCATCTTTGGTGGTCGGTGCATTACTCATTTCCGTTCCAAATTATATAAGTTAGTTAATCTCAGACATGTGATTTaaaaaatactaatcatctatttttataattcattttttaaaatattgcacTAAAATTTTACTcgcaagaattttaaaaaaaaacagattaaACAATACTATGAAGGGTTTGAGTATATTTTGATCTGCAGTGTCATTTAAATGCGCGTCCTAAGCACGACAATCATAATTGACATTTTGAACATATTTTATACATGGTCGTTTGGATGAGTCTAAAATATATACTtctcaattaaaataaaaataaaaaattagaatttataaacaagttaagacttataaataattaaagtatTTGACAAAAAGTAGAAACcaataaacaaaaattaatattcttatcttTTTATAAGCAATTTTTGACTTATAAATGCATAAGTCCCGCTTAAAAGCCGAGCAAAACACACCTTAAGTCTACATATATACTAAACATATCCTCCCAAGGGGACTCACAAGAAAAGTTGTGATGGATCACAGCAACCAAAGATGTATATTTTTCGGTGTTTGTTCTATAGTGTTAATACTATGTGCACCATTATTCTGTGTGCTAAGTTTACATTCTGCAAACGGATCTCAGGTGAAGGTCTTTGTCGAACAATTGTTTGTTCCTGCCATTCTCAATAATTCGGTCAGTGATTATTCCCTGATCAACTCCCCCGCCGTCTTCTTCATCCTCTCACTCCACGACGACACCTACGACTACATGGGAGTTGTCTACGATAACATCACTATCAGATTTTACTATGTTGCGCCAATTGCTACTACCCCTATTGCCAACTACACATGGCCCGGATTTTATCAGAAAGGTGATCAACATGGCTCTACAATAGAATGTTCCGATTATGTTTACACCCGAGGGATTTCGTTCGCAGAAGTTTCGACGAATGTGTCCGAAATTGTTTTGCGCGTGGATTTGGCGACTGCTTTCAGGTTTAAATACTGGTGGCAGTGGGAAAGCAGCACACATGAGTTATCGAGGCAGGGCGATGTGAAGGTGAGCACCGTGACGGGGAAGAAAACTGCACCAACTGGCATAGAGCTCTCTCAGCACGACTCGAGGAATTACTACAAGCCATTCATGgctttttctattttcttttttccCCTTTTGACCCTCATCTGGGCCGGCTCTTTACTTTATGCTTGCAGTGACGACTGACAAGCTACTAGACtaatcttttcttctttttttttgactaatctATGTGCTTAATTCAACCTTCGATCAATTTGTCCATCGAACCTCCATTTGACTATCTAGTTGAGCAAAATCAATTGCAACTTCCACTGTATTTATGAAATTGATACCGAATGTTAAAGTATGA
This region includes:
- the LOC108206708 gene encoding protein NDR1; this translates as MSAVDQSSIKFSLEDYYIAGVESNDGSNLNQSIIYFKHNLANDGEETGIYYDNLNLTFSYYTGEGIIVPVGNYTIPGFRQGVKAETDRKDFVVTAQGWQEISNMSVSSDVVVFRVDLATAVRFRHYITGIKSKRLRTMAWCKVEVDRITGKKKSNKAIQLKHMIERHPNCGWIIFAFIIFLLSVFVVPCLVFICFGVVFDYCMDN
- the LOC108207856 gene encoding uncharacterized protein LOC108207856, translated to MDHSNQRCIFFGVCSIVLILCAPLFCVLSLHSANGSQVKVFVEQLFVPAILNNSVSDYSLINSPAVFFILSLHDDTYDYMGVVYDNITIRFYYVAPIATTPIANYTWPGFYQKGDQHGSTIECSDYVYTRGISFAEVSTNVSEIVLRVDLATAFRFKYWWQWESSTHELSRQGDVKVSTVTGKKTAPTGIELSQHDSRNYYKPFMAFSIFFFPLLTLIWAGSLLYACSDD